Below is a genomic region from Burkholderia pseudomultivorans.
CTGTAGCGCGCCTCGGCGTCGAGCGACGACGCCTCGATATAGCGCTTCGTATCGTCGTAGTAGTGGCCGGTTTCGGGATCGATCCCGCGCACCGCGCCGATCATCTCGCTCGCGAACAGGATGTTGTCGACCGGAATCACGCCGGTCAGCAGGTCGATACCGGGCTGGTGATAGACGCAGGTATCGAAGAACACGTTGTTCAGCAGATGGTCTTTCAGCAGCGGCTTCTTCAGCTCCTGCGCGAGCCCGCGGAACCGCCCCCAGTGATACGGCACTGCGCCGCCGCCGTGCGGAATCACGAAGCGCAGCGTCGGGAAATCGGCGAACAGGTCGGAAGTCAGGCACTGCATGAACGCGGTCGTGTCCGCGTTCAGGTAGTGCGCGCCGGTCGTATGGAAGCACGCGTTGCAGCTCGTGCTCACATGGATCATCGCGGGGATGTCGTACTCGACCATCTTCTCGTAGATCGGATACCAGTAGCGGTCCGACAGCGGCGGGCTGGTCCAGTGGCCGCCCGACGGATCGGGATTCAGGTTGATCGCGACGTTGCCGTATTCCTCGACGCAGCGCACCAGTTCCGGAATGCAGGTCGACGTATCGACGCCGGGGCTTTGCGGCAGCATCGCGGCCGGTACGAAGTGATCGGGGAACAGCCGGTGCACGCGATGGCACAGCTCGTTGCAGACGGCCGCCCAGGTGCTCGATACCGCAAAGTCGCCGATGTGGTGCGCCATGAAGCTCGCGCGCGGGCTGAAGATCGTCAGGTCGAGGCCGCGTTCGCGCATCAGCCGCAACTGGTTCAGCTCGATCGATTCGCGCAGCTCGTCGTCGCCGATATTCAGCTCCGCGACTTTCGGCTGTTCCGACGGGCTGCCGATGCTCGCGATCTGGCGGTTGCGCCATGCTTCCAGCGCCTTCGGCGCGGTCGTGTAGTGGCCGTGGATATCGATGATCATTGACACTCCTGCAATTGATGACTTGTCCGGCCGCTCACCGAATGCCGCGCCGCGCGGGCTTGCCGCCCGCGCACCGCGGTCAGTGCGCCGGGTTTTCCAGTTTCTGCGGTTCGATCGCGCCTGCGCGCTGCGTCGTCATGATCGCGATCGCGGCCAGCGTCGCCGGCACCGCGAGCATCGACAGGATCGCGTCGAACTTCCATCCAATCCCGAGCAGCGCGCCGCCGATCGCCGAGCCGAAGATGCTGCCGAAGCGGCCCATCCCCAGCATCCAGCTCACGCCGGTGGCCCGCGCAACGGTCGGGTAGCGGCCCGGCGCATACGCGTTCAGCCCGGTCTGCGCGCCGCTCATGCAGAAGCCGGCCGCGAACACCAGCAGCGCGAGCGACGACGACAGTGCACCGGCCCATGCGAGCAGCGCCACGCACAGCCCGCCGCCGAGATACGCGACGCCGATCACCGGCGCGGGCCGCACCTTGTCCATCAGCCAGCCGACGCCGATCGCGCCGATCGTGCCGCCGATCTGGAACATCGCGGTCACGTTCGCGGCCGTGCTCACGGACAGCCCCGCGTCCTTGATCAGCGTGGGCAGCCAGCCCGTCAGCAGGTAGATCACGAGCAGCCCCATGAAATACGTGATCCACAGCGACACGGTGACGAACCCGTAGCCTTGCGAGAACAGCACGCCGATCGGCTTGCGCGTCGGCAGCGGCGGCTCGTTCGACACGAACGTCTCGTCGCCGCTGAACTGCCCGCCGCACACGCGGTTCAGCAGCGCGCCGATCCGTTGCGACGGCGCGCCGCGCACCGCCAGCAGCCGCGCCGACTCGGGCAGCAGCCAGAGCTGCAGCGGAATCAGCAGCAGCGGCAGCGCGCCGCCGAACAACAGCACCGCACGCCAGCCGTGCACGGGAATCAGCCAGCCGGCGACGAAGCCGATCAACGCCGAGCCGAGGTTGAAGCCCGTGAACATCAACGTGATCATCAGCGCGCGCATCCGCTGCGGCGCGTATTCCGACAGCAGCGTCGTCGTGTTCGGCATCGCCGCGCCGAGACCGATGCCGGTCAGCAGCCGCAGCACCGCCATCTCGACCGGCGAGCCCGCATGCGCGGTCGCGATCGTGAAGAGGCCGAACAGGAACACCGACGCGATCAGCACGCGCTTGCGGCCGAACCGGTCCGCGCTCGGGCCGGCCACCAGCGCGCCGATCACGAGGCCGATCGGCGCCGCGCTCATCACCAGGCCGAACTCCGGCCGCGAGATCGCCCAGTCGCGTATCACCGACGGCGCGACGAAGCCCATGATCGCGACGTCCATCCCGTCGGCGATCACGACGAGGCAGCACAGCACGACCAGCAGCCACTGGTAGCGCGACACCGGCCGGTCGTCGATGAACGACTTGATGTCGACTGTCTTTCCACTTGCCATCATGTTTCTCCTGTCTCCTTGACGGCGAATCTTCCTTTTCGCTTCGATTCGCAGTCCTGTTCATGAGGTTCGGTACGTTGCCGAACCGGTCGATGCGGGCGCGCGCTTGCCGCGCCCGCGCGTCCCGCTATGCGCCGTCCTTGCGGCCCGCGTCGTCCCAGCCGAGCGGCCCTGCGCTCTTTCCCGCGACCGAATACAGCGCGCCGGGCGCATTGCGCGTGCGCTGGAAATCCTCGAGCGATTCGCCGCGCATCGCCGCGTAGATGTGCAGGTTCGAGACGCCCGTCACCGCGCCGAGCTTTTCGAGCAGGAAGAAGATCACGCCGTAGCGCAGCAGGCCCGGCCAGTCGCGGCGGCGAATCAGGTCGCGCTCCTCGTCGCTGAGTCCGGCCGCCTCGAAGCTCGCTTCGGGTTCGGCCAGGAATTGCGCGCGATGCGCGGGTTCGATCATCCGGTGCAGGTAGTCGTTGATCCGGTAAGCGCCGACCGCCCGCGCGATCGTAAACGGATAGGTGCCGGGCAGTTCTTCGACGCCGGCGAGTTCGGCGGCCAGCCGCTGCCGGTGGCGTTCGGCCGCGACCGCATCGACCTCGGTGTCCGCGCTTTCGTAGATGGCCGTCGCGATGCCCGTCATCGACGGCAGGTAGTAGCTGCGGTGCCGGCAGACGACGCCGGCCGGCAACGCGCCGCGCATCGTGAGCCACATGACGACCTCGGCGCCCTCGAAGCCGCCGAGCGTCGCATATTCGCCGAGCGTCATGCCGGCCAGGCGCTCGGGGTCGCGCTCGAACAGGTCGAGGAAGCGCGCGTCCCATTCCGGGTTGTTGAAGCCCGAGCGTTCGCCGTGCACCTGGTGCGACAGCCCGCCGGTCGCGACGATCGCGACGCGCAGGTCCTCCGGATAGCTTTCGATCGCGCGGCGCAGCGCCTGTCCGAGCCGGTAGAAGCGGCGCGCGGACGGCACCGGCAGCTGCAGCACGCCCATCTGCAGCGGCACGAGCCGCACCGGCCAGTCGGGACGATGCGGGCACAGCACCGACAGCGGCGAGAAACAGCCGTGGTCGAGCGGCTTGTTCTGGAAGAACGACATGTCGAATTCGTCGGCCATCAGCGACTGGCCGATATGCGCGGCGAACGCGGGATCACCGGCGATCGGCGGCAGGTCGCGCGCGCCGCCGCCCTCGTCGGCCGGATGCCATTGCGGCCCGACGCCGAGCGCGAACGCCGAGTAGTGATCGAAGAAGAACGACGTCACGTGGTCGTTGTAGATGAACAGCAGCACGTCGGGGCGCTGTTCGTCCAGCCACGCGGCCAGCGGCGCGAAGTTCTCGAAGATCGGCGCCCAGACCGGATCGTCGCGCTTGTTCTTGTCGAACGCGAACCCGATCGTGGGCGTGTGGGAGGCCGCAGTGCCCCCGATGATCCGTGCCATGCCTGTTGCTCCTTCGCGATGCTCGAATGCGGACCGGCCGGTTCGCCGGTCCGCGACAGATTGAATACGTGGGTGCCGCGCCCGCCGCCTATGCGCGGCCGGGCGGCTGCGGCGCCAGGCTGCGCTTGACCACCAGCGCGAGCGGCACCGCAAAGACGAAATGCGACATGAACCCGCCGATGATCACGTTCGGGTCGAAGTAATTCGGGTGATTGCTCGACGCGATCATGATCAGCACGTGCATCACGATCCAGGCGACGATCGCGAAGAACAGCGCGACGAAGGTCGCTTCATAGCCGCGCCGGCGAAACCACGGCCAGATCGCCGCAAACACGACGCCCCAGCCCATCGCGAACGCGAAGTGGATCGCCGTGCCGATGAAGTATGCCGCGATGCCGAGCGCGTCCTGCGCGGCCTTGCCGAACACCAGCCCGGTCGCATTGCGCGGGATGCCCGCCAGCGGCATCAGATGCTGCGCACCGACCCACACGAGCGCCTCGTAGACCCAGATCAGCACCGCGCCCGTCAGTCCGCCGCGCACGCCCGCGCGAATCGTGTCCGCCCATGCGCGGCGATCCGCCGCGTCACGCTGCCCGTCGATGCCCATCGTATGCTGTCGTGCCATTGCGCTGCCTCATTCGTCGGATGGATCGTCTCGCATGGCGAGACGCCCGTTGTGATCGGACAAACAATGAAACAGATGGCGGTCCGATGCGCCGTTCAGCTCGCCGATGCGGCTGTCGGACTCGAAATTACGCATTCGGCGGCACGGTCAAAAAGTCAGTGTAAACCCTTATATTTCGTCGAAACGGCATGCCCGAACGGGCTTTCCGGGACGAAGCGCGTGTCGGTCCATTGCGCGGGAAGCCCGTCCGGCACGGCTGTCGCGGCCGACCTCGCCCAGCTTCCCCGACCCCGTCGCAATTCCGCACGATTCACAATCGATAAACAAAACAGATAGGCCGATAAGCACGACGCAAGCTCCGGCGCCGCCGTTCCGGTAAAGTCGATCGTCATCTGCCGGCGCCGGCGGGCATCGCGTGAAAGGGTGCCGCGACCGCCGTCGCCGCTGCAATGCGAGCCGCCCGATACATGGACCACACCGAACTCCCGAATCTCGCATGCCTGCACGCGGTGCAGCGCGTCGCCGACACCGGCAGCGTCAGCCGCGCGGCCGCGACGCTGTTTCGCGCGCAGTCGGCCGTCACGCGCGCCGTACAGGAAATCGAAGCGGCGCTCGGCGAGCCGCTGTTCGAGCGCAAGCCGTCCGGCATGCTCGCGACGCCGGTCGGGCGCGCGGTGCTCAAGCGCGCCGAGCGCGTGTTTGCCGAGCTCGGCGAACTGGCGAACTGGTGCGCGCTGCGCCAGTCGCGCCGACGCGCGCCGGCCGAAAGCGGGCTGCCTGCCTACCTGCTCAATACGCGGCGGCTGCAGTTGTTCTCGACGCTCGCGCGGCACCGGCACATGCCGAGCGCCGCGCGCACGCTCGGCGTCACGCAGCCGGCCGTCAGCAGCGCGATCCGGATTCTCGAAAGCGGCGCGGGCTTCGCGCTGTTCCATCGCCATCCGCGCGGCCTGCTGCTGACCGCCGACGGCGAAACCTTCCTGCTGCACGTGCGCCGCGCGCTGAACGAACTGCGTCACGTCGCCGACGACGTCGCCGCGCTGCACGGCAGCATCCAGGGCGTCGTGACCGTCGGCGCACTGCCGCTCGGCCGCACGCTGATCCTGCCGGAAGCCGTCGCGCGCGTGGTCACGCGCTTTCCGAAGGTGCGCGTGATCACCGACGAAAGCGCGTACGAGGCGCTCGTCGCCGGCGTGCGCGCGGGCGATATCGACTTCATTCTCGGCGCGCTGCGCGCGAACGATCCGGCGAGCGGCCTGGAGAACGAGCGGCTGATGTCCGAGAACCTGGTGGTCCTCGCGCGGCACGACCATCCGCTCGCGGCCGTGCGCAACCTCAGTCTGCGCAGCCTCGCCGATGCGCAGTGGATCCTGCCGCGCAGCCATGCGCCCGCGCGCGGCCTGTTCGACGCGCTGTTCAGGCGAACCAAGCTGAAGCCGCCGATGCCGACGGTCGAGACGGCCGACCTCGCGGTGATCCGCGGGCTGCTGCTGCATACCGATATGCTGGCGGTGCTGTCCGCGCAGCAGTTGCATTACGAGTGCGAATCGGGGCTGCTCGCGGTGCTCGACGTCCCGATGCGCGAAACGACGCGCGACATCGGCCTGATCACGCGCAGCGGCAGCCCGCCGTCGCCGGCCGCGCGCGCGCTGATCGACGCGATTCGCCTCGTCGCGACCGAAGTCGCGCGCACGCCCCGCGCGACCGCCGCGCAATAAGGAAAACGCATGGCGATCGCGCCCGGTTCGCATTGCATGCGACGCAGACGTCCACGGACAATGCGCGATGAAGGGCCGTCGGCCCGGCATCGGCGCGCCGCACCGGAATAAACGGGTGCGATACCCGCGCAGCGCGCGAGGTTCAGGAAGGAGCACACGCATGACCGAATCGACGATCGCGTTCATCGGCTTCGGCGAAGCCGGCGGCCTGCTCGGCGGCGCGCTCGCCGCCCGCCGCCTGCGCGTGACGATGTACGACCGGCAGCTCGACGATGCGCAGCTCGCGCCGGCGATGCGCGCGAAGGCGGCACGCGCGAACGTCGCCGCGAAAGCGACGCCCGGCGACGCGATTCGCGACGCGCGCTGGATCGTGTCCGCCGTCACCGCGTCGTCCGATGTGCAGGTTGCCGAAGCGGTCGCCGCGCACATCCGCCCGGGCCAGACCTTCATCGACATCAACTCGGTGTCGCCAGCGACGAAGCAGCACGGCCAGCGGCTGATCGAGGCGGCCGGCGCCCACTACGTCGAAGCGGCCGTGATGGCGCCCGTGCCGCCCTACGGCCTCGCGGTGCCGATGCTGCTTGGCGGCCCGCGCGCGGAGCCGGTCGCGCGCGAACTGAACGCGCTCGGCTTCGACGCGCGGGCCGTGTCGACCCGGGTGGGCGTCGCGTCGGCCGCGAAGATGTGCCGCAGCGTGATGATCAAGGGCATCGAGGCGCTGACCGTCGAATGCCTTGGCGCGGCGCGTGCGTACGGCGCCGACGCGCTCGTGCTCGCGTCGCTGCGCGAGACCTTCGACAGGTTCGCAACGATGCCCGACCTGCCCGGCTACCTGGTCAGCCGCGTCGCCGAGCATGGCCGCCGGCGCGCGGCCGAGATGCGCGAGGTCGCCGAAACGGTGCGGGAAGGCGGCGTCGAGCCGGAGATGAGCGCCGCGTGCGCGCGGCTTCAGGATCGATTCGTCGACCGGATGGCCGAACACGACATCGACTACCAGACGCTGCAGCCGTTCGACTGGGCAAACCTGCTCGACCGGCTGGACGGCCGGCAACGATAGCGGCCGTCGATCGCAGGCACGCCGCGGGCGCCGGATGCTATCGGGATGCCGGGCCGGCCTGCACCGATGCCGATGCCGTCGCCGCTGCCGGCGAAAACGCCGCCTCGACGAAGCGGATCACGTCGTCGAGCGACGCCGTGCACGTCGCGCCCGGTGCGAGATCGCAGAACGCGCCGTCCGGCCCGAAGCAGACGAGCGGCTTGCGCCAGCGCTGCGCGAGCGCAATCTCCTCGGCCGTGCCGGGCCCGCCCGGCAGCGCGACGATCAGATCGCTGCTCAGCACGTTCACGTAGTTGCGGTTGATCCGCTGCGGATCGGCGTCCGGTTCGCGGCGCGGCAGCGGCGTGAGGACCGGGATCTCGACGAATGGATGCGGATAGCCGTCGAGCGGCACGAAGCCGGCGTGCGGATCGGGCTGCGTCGGCAGGATCCCGATCGAGCGGCCGGCGCGCTCCGGCACCGCGGCGAACGCGCGCGACACGGCCAGCATCACGCCCTGGCCGCCGCCCGTCAGCAGGTTGAAGCCGGCCCGCGCGAGCCACGCGCCGAGCGGTTCCGAGAAGGCGAGCCACGGTTCCTTGCCCGAGCCCATGACGCCGATCGTCTTGCGTTGCATCGTCAGTGCCGTATTCCGTTGAAGTTGCTGCGCCGCGCGGCGCGCTTATTCGAGTTCGACGCCCTTGAGTTCGGGAATCAGGAACAGCGTCGCGATCATGTCGAGCACATAGAGGCCCGCGAGCAGCGCGATCGCCGTCTGGAACGAGTAGTGCGCGGCCAGCGCGCCCACCGCGACCGGCCCGAAGCCGCCGATCGCGCGGCCGATGTTCCACAGCACGTTCTGCGCGGTCGCGCGCGCGGCCGTCGGATAGCCTTCGGACATCAGCGTCCCGTATCCGCCGACCATCCCGTTGACGAACATCCCCATCAGCGCGCCCGCCCACAGCATCGCGGTCGGGTCCGACAGCCGCGCATACGCGACGACCGTCGCGACCGAGCCGAGCTGGTAGAGCAGGAACGTCGGCTTGCGGCCGATGCGGTCGGCCAGCTGACCGAACACCCACACGCCGAGCATCATGCCGACCACGGTCACCGCGGTCCACAGCCCCGATTTCGTCAGCGAGAAACCCATCTGCTTCGACAGGAAGGTCGGCAGCCAGATCATGATCCCGTAGTAGCCGAAGTTCTGCACCGCGCAGAGGATCACGATGCCGAGGCTCATGCGCGCGGTGCGGCCATCCGCGACGAGCATGCGGAACGCGCCGGCCTTCGGCTGCGCCGCGCGCTGCACGAACACTTCCGGCTCGTGCAGCTTGTTGCGCAGCACCCAGGCGAGCAGCGCCGGCACCACGCCGACCACGAACATGCCGCGCCAACCGAGATGAAGCAGCAGCAGCGGCGTCAGCAGCGCGGCCAGCAGCACGCCCGCCTGCCAGCCGAGCGCGACATAGCACGACACGCGCGCCCGTTTGCTGGCCGGCCACGCTTCCGCCGCGAGCGCCATGCCGATGCCGAACTCGCCGCCCAGGCCGATGCCCGCGATCGTACGGTAGACGAGCAGATCCCAGAACCCGCGCGCGAACGCACACAGGCCGGTGAAGACCGCGAACAGCATGATCGTCCAGGTCAGCACGCGCACGCGCCCGTAGCGATCGCTCAGCGCGCCGAACACGATGCCGCCCGCGACCGCGCCGATCAGCGTCCACGTGACCAGCGCGCCGCCCTGCCCGGGCGTCAGCTGCAACGCCGCGCTGATCGCGGGCAGCATGAAGCCGAGGATCAGCAGGTCGAAGCCGTCCATCGCGTAGCCGATCGCCGAGCCGGCCAGCGCCTTCCAGGCGTACGGGCCGACCTGCCCGACGGGCGGCGCCGCCGGATCGCCGAGCGCCGAAGATTTCATGTTTGCTGCCATGGTGTCCTGCCGGAGAGATTGGGCGACATTCTAGGGCCTATTCGCGCGAACGAAGCGCGCGAGCGAGCGCGCAGATCGGCCGTGCGCTGCGCGAAACGGCGCGCATCGTCGGGCCATCGACGGGAAAGGAAGGGAAACGACGGCTGCCGGCCGGGGCCGCGAAAGGCCGATGGCGGCGGTGAAACCGCCGATGTCGCGCGGACCGGACATCGACGGAAAGGCCTTGACTGTTGCCGGAAAAAAGCCCGCTCGTGCGGGCCGAATCGCGCCGGCTGCATGCCGGCGCGCACTGCGTCAGCCCTGGTCTTCGCCGGGCCACCAGGTCTTGGCTTCGCGATCGACGAGCAACGCGTCGAGATCCTTGCCTTCGAGCCATTTGGGTTTCGGGCCGCGCCCCGACCACGAGCGACCCGACGTCGGATCGTAATACTTGGCCGGCGCCTTGCGTTTTCGCTGGACGATATAGCCAAGCGCGCTCAGCACTTCCTGCTGCGTGATTCCGTACAGATCGACCTGTTCCTTGAAGGCCGCGAGCGCGGCCTGCTTCTCCTTCTGCTTGAGTTCCGACAGCTTGATGTTCAGGTCCCGAAGTTGTGCCTCGAGATCCTGCAGGGCCTGGGTCATGTACTCATCCTCTTTGGGCATGTTTTCTGAAAAATTCCGATGGCGGAACCTAACACGAAGTTCCGCCGATCTGTGTTGCGATATGTGAACGGCGCATCGATTCTGTAAGGCTTTCGAATCGCGCCGAAAGCTTCGCGGCGCGCGTCAAACCGGGCCGTTCGATCGCAACACGCGGCGCACGCGGTAACGCGCGCCGCCGCCGGCGGCCTCCGCACCGTCCGGCTTCGCCCCCTGGCACGGGGCGGCATGGCGCGAATGATAGCAGTGCGCGACCCGCGTGTTGCACTCCGGCCGGCTCGTCGCGTCGCCTCGGGCATGCGCGCGCGGGCCGGCTTCGGCCGCCGCGCGACGCGTCACGGGCCCGCGTCGGCGGCGCCCCACGCGATCCGCTCGAACAGCGCGCGCAGCTTTGCGCCGCGCGCCGTATTCAGCGCAGCCGCGTGCGCGACGCGGCCGGCGAGATGCGCGCGGAAATCCGCATGCGCGCCGCGGTTCTGCGACGCCGGCCCGTGCCGCACGCAATTGGTCAGGATCGCCTTCAACCGGTCGAACTCGTCGCGCGCAAGGTTCGGATGACGGTTGACGACCACGCCGGCCAGCTCCTGCCGTGCGCCGCGCCGCATCACGCGCGTCTTGCGCAGCTGCAGCGCGAAGCCTTCGTCGAACGCGATCGCGGCGACCCGCACCTGCAGCCGGTCGATCGCGCGCGCGAGTGCGGCGCCGCCCGAGAACGCCAGGTCGTCCGCGTAGCGCGTATAGGTCGCATCGAGCGAACGCGCGAGCGCAGCCAGCCGCATGTCGAAGCGGAACGCGCACAGGTTGGCCAGCGCCGGCGAAGTCGGCGCGCCTTGCGGCAGATGCCGGTTGCGGTAGCGCTGGCGGCTGGTCCAGTCGAACCGGTCGCGCAGGTCGGCAGCGAGCAGCCGCGCCGACGGCACCCGGTTGGTGCACAGCGCGGTCAGCACACGGGCGACTTCGGCCGGATAGCCGAGCGTGTGGAACAGCGCATGCACGCGCGCGGCGCGCACCGACACGAAGAAATCGGCGAGATCGAAGCGGATCACGACCTCGCGATCCGCGTGCGGCGCCGCAAACGACACGATCCCGCGCCCCTTGCGAAAACCGTGCGCGGACGCGTGCGGCGGAACGCGGTCGAGCAGCCCGTGCAGGATGCGGCGCTGCGTTTCGCGCAACCGCCCTTTCGGAATCTCGATCAGCCGGCTGCCGCCGCGGCGCTTGTCGCAGGCCATGTAGGTGTAGTGATGCAGCGGCGTTTCGCTGCCGCGCGCGTCGACGCGCCAGCGCTCGGCCAGCCAGTCGAGTTCGGCTGCATCCAGTCCGAGCCACTCGGCCAGATCGCCGCAGGTCGGCCAGTGCGGCACGTCGCATCCGGCGAGCGGCGGCGGCAGCGGCCGCTGGACCGGCGGCCGCCGCACGATGCGGATCACGGCCGGCCGGTCGGCGCCGTACCACGCGCGCACGAAGCCGGGCGAATCGGCGCCGAAGCGCGCGAGTATGTCGATGTCGAGATCGGGCCAGCGCGGGCCGAAGCGTACGGTCGCGGCGTCGGCGAGCGGGCGCACCCATGGCGATGCGTCGCCGGTCACGGCCGCGATGCGGGCCGCGACGCCGTCGGGCTCGGGCGAACCGGCCAGCATCGCCTCGGCGATCGTATGGACGGTGTCGGACAGGGACGCGTGCATGAAAATCGAAGGGCGGGACGATGAGTCAACGTGCCAGGTCCTGCGAGAGCTCACGCTGCGCAACGCGCAGCTCACGCTCTTGCGACGCATCGGGGTGTCGGTCTGATCCACGGGGTAGCCCCGTAGTCCTGGAACATCGACTGCCTGCTCCGGGGGTGTGCTTGACCCACCGCCCCGCGACGGGA
It encodes:
- a CDS encoding reverse transcriptase family protein, with protein sequence MHASLSDTVHTIAEAMLAGSPEPDGVAARIAAVTGDASPWVRPLADAATVRFGPRWPDLDIDILARFGADSPGFVRAWYGADRPAVIRIVRRPPVQRPLPPPLAGCDVPHWPTCGDLAEWLGLDAAELDWLAERWRVDARGSETPLHHYTYMACDKRRGGSRLIEIPKGRLRETQRRILHGLLDRVPPHASAHGFRKGRGIVSFAAPHADREVVIRFDLADFFVSVRAARVHALFHTLGYPAEVARVLTALCTNRVPSARLLAADLRDRFDWTSRQRYRNRHLPQGAPTSPALANLCAFRFDMRLAALARSLDATYTRYADDLAFSGGAALARAIDRLQVRVAAIAFDEGFALQLRKTRVMRRGARQELAGVVVNRHPNLARDEFDRLKAILTNCVRHGPASQNRGAHADFRAHLAGRVAHAAALNTARGAKLRALFERIAWGAADAGP
- a CDS encoding amidohydrolase family protein, whose protein sequence is MIIDIHGHYTTAPKALEAWRNRQIASIGSPSEQPKVAELNIGDDELRESIELNQLRLMRERGLDLTIFSPRASFMAHHIGDFAVSSTWAAVCNELCHRVHRLFPDHFVPAAMLPQSPGVDTSTCIPELVRCVEEYGNVAINLNPDPSGGHWTSPPLSDRYWYPIYEKMVEYDIPAMIHVSTSCNACFHTTGAHYLNADTTAFMQCLTSDLFADFPTLRFVIPHGGGAVPYHWGRFRGLAQELKKPLLKDHLLNNVFFDTCVYHQPGIDLLTGVIPVDNILFASEMIGAVRGIDPETGHYYDDTKRYIEASSLDAEARYRIYEGNARRVYPRLDAQLKAKGL
- a CDS encoding H-NS family nucleoid-associated regulatory protein; the encoded protein is MTQALQDLEAQLRDLNIKLSELKQKEKQAALAAFKEQVDLYGITQQEVLSALGYIVQRKRKAPAKYYDPTSGRSWSGRGPKPKWLEGKDLDALLVDREAKTWWPGEDQG
- a CDS encoding NAD(P)-dependent oxidoreductase; this encodes MTESTIAFIGFGEAGGLLGGALAARRLRVTMYDRQLDDAQLAPAMRAKAARANVAAKATPGDAIRDARWIVSAVTASSDVQVAEAVAAHIRPGQTFIDINSVSPATKQHGQRLIEAAGAHYVEAAVMAPVPPYGLAVPMLLGGPRAEPVARELNALGFDARAVSTRVGVASAAKMCRSVMIKGIEALTVECLGAARAYGADALVLASLRETFDRFATMPDLPGYLVSRVAEHGRRRAAEMREVAETVREGGVEPEMSAACARLQDRFVDRMAEHDIDYQTLQPFDWANLLDRLDGRQR
- a CDS encoding LysR family transcriptional regulator; protein product: MDHTELPNLACLHAVQRVADTGSVSRAAATLFRAQSAVTRAVQEIEAALGEPLFERKPSGMLATPVGRAVLKRAERVFAELGELANWCALRQSRRRAPAESGLPAYLLNTRRLQLFSTLARHRHMPSAARTLGVTQPAVSSAIRILESGAGFALFHRHPRGLLLTADGETFLLHVRRALNELRHVADDVAALHGSIQGVVTVGALPLGRTLILPEAVARVVTRFPKVRVITDESAYEALVAGVRAGDIDFILGALRANDPASGLENERLMSENLVVLARHDHPLAAVRNLSLRSLADAQWILPRSHAPARGLFDALFRRTKLKPPMPTVETADLAVIRGLLLHTDMLAVLSAQQLHYECESGLLAVLDVPMRETTRDIGLITRSGSPPSPAARALIDAIRLVATEVARTPRATAAQ
- a CDS encoding gallate dioxygenase, giving the protein MARIIGGTAASHTPTIGFAFDKNKRDDPVWAPIFENFAPLAAWLDEQRPDVLLFIYNDHVTSFFFDHYSAFALGVGPQWHPADEGGGARDLPPIAGDPAFAAHIGQSLMADEFDMSFFQNKPLDHGCFSPLSVLCPHRPDWPVRLVPLQMGVLQLPVPSARRFYRLGQALRRAIESYPEDLRVAIVATGGLSHQVHGERSGFNNPEWDARFLDLFERDPERLAGMTLGEYATLGGFEGAEVVMWLTMRGALPAGVVCRHRSYYLPSMTGIATAIYESADTEVDAVAAERHRQRLAAELAGVEELPGTYPFTIARAVGAYRINDYLHRMIEPAHRAQFLAEPEASFEAAGLSDEERDLIRRRDWPGLLRYGVIFFLLEKLGAVTGVSNLHIYAAMRGESLEDFQRTRNAPGALYSVAGKSAGPLGWDDAGRKDGA
- a CDS encoding Rossmann fold nucleotide-binding-like protein, producing the protein MQRKTIGVMGSGKEPWLAFSEPLGAWLARAGFNLLTGGGQGVMLAVSRAFAAVPERAGRSIGILPTQPDPHAGFVPLDGYPHPFVEIPVLTPLPRREPDADPQRINRNYVNVLSSDLIVALPGGPGTAEEIALAQRWRKPLVCFGPDGAFCDLAPGATCTASLDDVIRFVEAAFSPAAATASASVQAGPASR
- a CDS encoding MFS transporter, with the protein product MASGKTVDIKSFIDDRPVSRYQWLLVVLCCLVVIADGMDVAIMGFVAPSVIRDWAISRPEFGLVMSAAPIGLVIGALVAGPSADRFGRKRVLIASVFLFGLFTIATAHAGSPVEMAVLRLLTGIGLGAAMPNTTTLLSEYAPQRMRALMITLMFTGFNLGSALIGFVAGWLIPVHGWRAVLLFGGALPLLLIPLQLWLLPESARLLAVRGAPSQRIGALLNRVCGGQFSGDETFVSNEPPLPTRKPIGVLFSQGYGFVTVSLWITYFMGLLVIYLLTGWLPTLIKDAGLSVSTAANVTAMFQIGGTIGAIGVGWLMDKVRPAPVIGVAYLGGGLCVALLAWAGALSSSLALLVFAAGFCMSGAQTGLNAYAPGRYPTVARATGVSWMLGMGRFGSIFGSAIGGALLGIGWKFDAILSMLAVPATLAAIAIMTTQRAGAIEPQKLENPAH
- a CDS encoding MFS transporter, whose translation is MAANMKSSALGDPAAPPVGQVGPYAWKALAGSAIGYAMDGFDLLILGFMLPAISAALQLTPGQGGALVTWTLIGAVAGGIVFGALSDRYGRVRVLTWTIMLFAVFTGLCAFARGFWDLLVYRTIAGIGLGGEFGIGMALAAEAWPASKRARVSCYVALGWQAGVLLAALLTPLLLLHLGWRGMFVVGVVPALLAWVLRNKLHEPEVFVQRAAQPKAGAFRMLVADGRTARMSLGIVILCAVQNFGYYGIMIWLPTFLSKQMGFSLTKSGLWTAVTVVGMMLGVWVFGQLADRIGRKPTFLLYQLGSVATVVAYARLSDPTAMLWAGALMGMFVNGMVGGYGTLMSEGYPTAARATAQNVLWNIGRAIGGFGPVAVGALAAHYSFQTAIALLAGLYVLDMIATLFLIPELKGVELE